A part of Vulcanisaeta moutnovskia 768-28 genomic DNA contains:
- a CDS encoding tRNA pseudouridine(55) synthase, with translation MSLERAMDILRKYPLCNHCLGRLFARLGTGLSNEERGKAIKDYLLMMIHERIISEGLSDELLSDVKALALSGHEPSIKFLKNLGIEVSPITCYVCNDNIFNRLDEWAKTIADSLRSLGVEVRSFRLGSKVPIEVLKRELGITTEFNISSAESIKRELNRELGKRVSSILSVSFSREEPDAEVVINITTGSVEVQVMPIYISARYRKIHRLVNGRGQVRWPIDSIIQVFGAQDVVIHVGGEDPFGARVLGNGRPTILQIIKPSRRPSIDDVYPLLKGLNYDVILSDLSRVKSSAIVRMKARVRDYVITYRVLAITDNSVTDGNIKSLHDYFRNRQVVQVFRRGRRVKRRVSMVYELDGKVIGDRLVEFLIRCQGNLYIRGFIHGGFGDVEPSIAGTLGFGVRPVEIDILNISD, from the coding sequence ATGAGTCTTGAAAGGGCCATGGATATATTGAGGAAGTATCCACTGTGCAATCACTGCCTTGGCAGGTTATTCGCTAGGTTGGGCACCGGGCTTAGTAATGAGGAAAGAGGTAAGGCGATTAAGGATTACCTATTAATGATGATTCATGAGAGAATAATTAGTGAGGGATTGAGTGATGAGTTACTCAGTGATGTTAAGGCGTTGGCATTAAGTGGGCATGAACCAAGTATAAAATTCCTTAAGAACCTAGGTATTGAGGTCTCGCCAATTACATGTTATGTATGTAATGATAACATTTTCAATAGACTTGATGAGTGGGCTAAAACAATAGCTGATAGCCTGAGGTCCCTAGGTGTTGAGGTTAGGTCGTTTAGGCTTGGTAGTAAGGTACCAATTGAAGTACTAAAGAGGGAATTGGGCATAACTACAGAGTTCAATATATCCAGTGCCGAGTCCATTAAACGTGAGTTAAATAGGGAGTTGGGTAAGAGGGTTTCGTCGATACTCAGTGTTTCATTCAGTAGGGAAGAACCTGATGCGGAGGTCGTCATTAACATTACCACCGGATCCGTGGAGGTGCAGGTAATGCCAATATACATATCGGCTAGGTATAGGAAGATACATAGGCTAGTTAATGGGAGAGGACAGGTTAGGTGGCCCATTGACAGTATAATCCAGGTATTTGGTGCTCAGGATGTGGTGATACATGTGGGCGGTGAAGACCCATTTGGTGCTCGTGTTCTTGGTAATGGTAGGCCTACAATTCTACAGATAATTAAACCTAGTAGGAGACCTAGTATTGATGATGTATACCCGTTATTGAAGGGATTGAATTATGACGTTATACTTAGTGATCTATCCCGTGTTAAGAGTTCTGCAATAGTGAGGATGAAGGCTAGGGTTAGGGATTACGTAATAACGTATAGAGTCCTGGCAATTACTGATAATTCAGTTACTGATGGGAATATAAAATCATTACATGATTACTTCAGGAATAGGCAGGTGGTTCAGGTGTTTAGGCGTGGGCGTAGGGTTAAGAGGAGGGTTAGTATGGTCTATGAATTAGATGGTAAGGTGATTGGGGATAGGCTTGTGGAGTTTCTGATTAGGTGCCAGGGTAACCTGTACATTAGAGGGTTCATACATGGTGGTTTTGGTGATGTTGAACCAAGTATTGCTGGAACTCTAGGTTTTGGTGTTAGGCCTGTGGAGATTGACATACTTAACATAAGTGATTAA
- the rfbC gene encoding dTDP-4-dehydrorhamnose 3,5-epimerase, whose protein sequence is MPFKNFARLEIPDVILVEPVVFPDIRGFFAELYKRTDFLAGGVPHDFVQVSLSKSRRGVVRGLHYQLKPMEQGKLVTVVKGRVVDVAVDVRRGSPWFGKYVMVELSADNPRLLWIPPGFAHGFQALEDDTLFLYLQTKEYSPQHERCVVWNDPEIGIPWPIRENVIVSEKDGKCPPLKLAETNFDYPI, encoded by the coding sequence ATGCCGTTTAAAAATTTCGCAAGGCTTGAAATACCCGATGTAATACTGGTGGAGCCCGTGGTCTTCCCAGACATCAGGGGCTTCTTCGCAGAGCTTTATAAGAGGACGGACTTCCTTGCTGGTGGCGTACCCCATGATTTCGTCCAGGTAAGCCTAAGTAAGTCAAGGCGTGGTGTTGTTCGTGGCCTACACTACCAGCTTAAGCCCATGGAGCAGGGAAAGCTGGTCACTGTGGTTAAGGGGCGCGTGGTTGATGTGGCTGTTGACGTTAGGAGGGGTTCTCCCTGGTTTGGTAAGTACGTGATGGTTGAGTTATCCGCCGATAACCCAAGGCTACTTTGGATACCGCCTGGCTTTGCCCACGGCTTCCAGGCACTGGAGGATGACACGCTATTCCTATACCTACAGACGAAGGAGTATAGTCCACAGCACGAGAGATGTGTTGTCTGGAATGACCCGGAGATCGGCATACCATGGCCAATAAGGGAGAATGTAATAGTAAGTGAAAAGGACGGTAAATGCCCACCACTTAAGCTGGCTGAGACTAACTTCGATTACCCAATATGA
- a CDS encoding ArsR family transcriptional regulator, translating into MNAVVKPEIIVTLNGEERRIVPSYDNEYVLMREKDFNVILDNTNLSIILAIISGHDHFVQIMKKTGLQRGKLSRHLRRLLNTGWVIKNGNRYLPSGRIYVAYDVKDVNGEIMLSISMSKGAFIDPFYGLVIINGEPLSNYCSTCPLRQVCVNNVKSLARKYNIELRGAEPSEAYVELFRELIRRDLIKRFRSGWRIVIRR; encoded by the coding sequence ATGAACGCCGTTGTTAAGCCTGAAATCATAGTGACGCTGAATGGTGAGGAAAGGAGAATTGTTCCAAGTTATGACAATGAATATGTATTAATGAGAGAGAAGGACTTCAACGTAATTCTCGACAATACAAACCTGAGCATAATACTTGCCATAATAAGCGGGCATGACCACTTTGTCCAAATAATGAAGAAGACCGGTTTACAAAGAGGTAAATTATCAAGACATTTAAGAAGATTATTGAATACTGGTTGGGTTATTAAAAATGGTAATAGGTACCTGCCAAGTGGACGTATTTACGTTGCCTATGACGTTAAGGACGTCAATGGCGAGATCATGCTTAGTATATCAATGAGTAAGGGCGCATTTATTGACCCGTTTTATGGACTCGTGATAATCAATGGCGAGCCACTGAGTAATTATTGCTCGACCTGCCCCCTCAGGCAGGTCTGTGTCAATAATGTTAAGTCCTTGGCCCGTAAATATAACATTGAGTTGAGGGGTGCCGAACCCAGTGAAGCCTATGTGGAGTTATTCAGGGAGTTGATTAGGAGGGATTTAATTAAGAGGTTTAGGAGTGGTTGGAGGATCGTTATTAGGAGGTAA
- a CDS encoding roadblock/LC7 domain-containing protein, translated as MERTSEALSKVVRDFLNNVENISGVYIATLDGLLIAHASRIDADPDRVAAMIASLSAVGDRVSKELLNEDSNHVIVQSSTGYIVIKRVSDLVVGILVQGGDDSTIGLTMLELERLIATIQKQLR; from the coding sequence ATGGAGAGAACAAGTGAAGCACTGAGTAAGGTTGTTAGGGATTTCCTAAACAATGTTGAGAATATTAGCGGTGTATACATCGCAACATTAGATGGCCTCTTAATCGCCCATGCATCAAGAATTGACGCGGACCCAGACCGTGTAGCGGCAATGATAGCATCACTCAGCGCTGTTGGGGATAGGGTTAGCAAGGAGTTACTTAATGAGGATTCGAATCACGTAATTGTCCAATCCAGTACTGGCTATATAGTTATTAAGAGAGTTAGTGATCTAGTAGTAGGTATTTTGGTTCAGGGTGGTGATGACTCGACAATTGGACTTACAATGCTCGAACTAGAGAGACTTATAGCTACTATTCAGAAACAATTAAGGTAA
- a CDS encoding secondary thiamine-phosphate synthase enzyme YjbQ: protein MSSHVMKVVTKEITVQSKRRREVINITNHIEDFVRDSGIRNGIVLVFLPHATSALFANEDEPRVRKDYENLFERLVPANGNYFHNEIDNNADAHLLTSIFKQFYVLPIMSGELVRGTWQEVFLAEFDGPRSRRVVLVTIGE, encoded by the coding sequence GTGAGTAGTCATGTTATGAAGGTCGTTACGAAAGAAATCACGGTACAGAGTAAGAGACGTAGAGAGGTTATTAACATAACAAATCATATTGAGGATTTCGTTAGAGACTCAGGCATAAGGAATGGTATAGTACTTGTTTTTCTACCACATGCAACCTCAGCATTGTTTGCTAATGAAGATGAACCAAGGGTAAGAAAGGATTATGAAAACTTATTTGAGAGGTTGGTACCTGCTAATGGAAATTATTTCCACAATGAAATCGATAATAATGCTGACGCTCACCTATTAACATCAATCTTTAAGCAGTTCTACGTATTGCCAATAATGAGTGGCGAGCTCGTCCGTGGAACTTGGCAGGAGGTTTTTCTAGCAGAGTTTGATGGCCCTAGGAGTAGGAGGGTTGTTCTTGTGACTATTGGTGAGTAA
- a CDS encoding bifunctional nuclease family protein, with protein MPSIVMVREESSSGSSKYLKADLLDVIEIPEEGVAVMLFTTEDWEDRVLPIRIDVTASFSIKKALGLVSFHRPLTHDLIVDLINRLDVIVDRVTIDAMIDGVYLSTIFIKDNRTNETFQLDARPSDATAIAVRLGAPIYVAEHLVAYTEPLENYRELRARYGFSFNKNL; from the coding sequence GTGCCTAGTATTGTAATGGTTAGAGAGGAGAGTTCAAGTGGTTCGTCAAAGTATTTAAAGGCTGATCTCCTGGATGTGATTGAAATACCTGAGGAGGGCGTTGCTGTAATGCTATTCACAACTGAGGATTGGGAAGATAGGGTCCTGCCTATTAGGATTGACGTAACAGCATCATTCTCAATAAAGAAGGCGCTCGGTCTTGTATCATTCCACAGGCCATTAACTCACGATCTCATTGTAGACCTAATTAATAGGCTCGATGTAATTGTTGATAGGGTAACGATAGATGCAATGATCGATGGCGTTTACCTATCAACAATATTCATTAAGGATAATAGGACAAACGAGACATTCCAATTGGATGCCAGGCCAAGTGATGCCACGGCAATAGCCGTAAGGCTTGGTGCACCCATATACGTTGCAGAGCATCTAGTGGCTTATACAGAACCCCTTGAGAACTACAGGGAATTGAGAGCCAGATATGGTTTCAGTTTTAATAAGAACTTATAA